One Streptomyces coeruleorubidus DNA segment encodes these proteins:
- a CDS encoding alpha-glucosidase C-terminal domain-containing protein: MIEIRKQNPAFGLGSYTELSSSNPAVLAFLREYEDDLVLCVNNFARFPAHRTRPAGVRRAPSGRAVRRGPLPAIGELPYLLTLGGHGASTGSGSLESHPASARGL; encoded by the coding sequence ATGATCGAGATCCGCAAGCAGAACCCGGCCTTCGGCCTCGGTTCCTACACCGAACTGTCCTCCTCCAACCCCGCGGTGCTGGCGTTCCTGCGGGAGTACGAGGACGACCTGGTGCTGTGCGTGAACAACTTCGCGCGGTTCCCAGCCCACCGAACTCGACCTGCGGGAGTTCGCCGGGCGCCATCCGGTCGAGCTGTTCGGCGGGGTCCGCTTCCCGCGATCGGTGAACTGCCGTATCTGCTGACCCTCGGGGGCCACGGCGCTTCTACTGGTTCCGGCTCACTCGAGTCGCATCCCGCATCGGCCAGGGGACTGTGA
- a CDS encoding DUF5133 domain-containing protein, translating into MLLPAKAEVARQLRRYRAWERVMLAAPNDRTVRATFEDSGYTLCVLMGKRCAREAADAAERYLRTNQVACSQEQQVTYLQEQQVTCLQEQNERPRPAAAVRRRPPAAERRSPAGR; encoded by the coding sequence ATGCTGCTACCCGCCAAAGCCGAAGTCGCCCGGCAGTTGCGGCGTTACCGGGCCTGGGAACGCGTCATGCTCGCGGCACCGAACGACCGCACGGTACGGGCCACGTTCGAGGACTCGGGCTACACGCTCTGCGTGCTGATGGGCAAGCGCTGCGCGCGGGAGGCGGCGGACGCGGCCGAGCGGTATCTGCGCACCAACCAGGTCGCCTGTTCGCAGGAACAGCAGGTGACCTATCTGCAGGAACAGCAGGTCACCTGTCTGCAGGAGCAGAACGAACGGCCCCGTCCGGCCGCCGCGGTCCGGCGAAGACCGCCGGCGGCGGAGCGGCGCTCTCCTGCGGGACGGTAG